A genomic segment from Streptomyces sp. NBC_00459 encodes:
- a CDS encoding DEAD/DEAH box helicase yields MTLIDQLPQTADPDALYEAFESWAQERGLTLYPHQEEALIEAVSGANVIVSTPTGSGKSMIAAGAHFAALARDEVTFYTAPIKALVSEKFFELCKIFGTENVGMLTGDASVNSDAPVICCTAEVLASIALRDGKQADVGQVVMDEFHFYAEADRGWAWQIPILELPQAQFILMSATLGDVSMFEKDLTRRTGRPTSVVRSAIRPVPLSYEYKLTPMTETLTELLETRQAPVYIVHFTQAQAVERAQALMSINMCTREEKDRIAELIGGFRFTTKFGQNLSRYVRHGIGVHHAGMLPKYRRLVEKLAQAGLLKVICGTDTLGVGVNVPIRTVLFTALTKYDGNRVRTLRAREFHQIAGRAGRAGFDTAGFVVAQAPEHVIENEKSLAKAGDDPKKRRKVVRKKAPEGFVGWTESTFDKLITSDPEPLTSRFRVTHTMLLSVIARPGNAFDAMRHLLEDNHEPRKQQLRHIRRAIAIYRSLLDGGVVEKLDEPDATGRIVRLTVDLQQDFALNQPLSTFALASFDLLDPESPSYALDMVSVVESTLDDPRQILAAQQNKARGEAIGAMKADGVEYEERMERLQDVSYPKPLEELLFHAYDTYRKSHPWVGDHPLSPKSVIRDMYERAMTFTELVSHYDLARTEGIVLRYLAGAFKALDHTVPDDLKSEDLQDLIAWLGEMVRQVDSSLLDEWEQLANPEVMTAEEAQEKADQVKPVTANARAFRVLVRNAMFRRVELAALDQVDALAELDAEAGWDADAWGEAMDKYWDEYEDLGTGPDARGPRLLMIEEEPQNRLWRVRQAFADPNGDHDWGISAEVDLVASDAEGRAVIKVTDVGQL; encoded by the coding sequence GTGACCCTCATCGATCAGCTGCCGCAGACCGCAGACCCCGACGCCCTCTACGAAGCCTTCGAGTCGTGGGCCCAGGAGCGCGGTCTCACGCTCTACCCGCACCAGGAGGAGGCGCTGATCGAGGCGGTCTCGGGTGCGAACGTGATCGTGTCGACGCCCACCGGCTCCGGCAAGAGCATGATCGCGGCAGGTGCGCACTTCGCCGCGCTGGCCCGGGACGAGGTCACCTTCTACACCGCGCCGATCAAGGCCCTGGTCTCGGAGAAGTTCTTCGAGCTGTGCAAGATCTTCGGCACGGAGAACGTGGGGATGCTGACCGGCGACGCCTCGGTCAACTCCGATGCTCCCGTCATCTGCTGCACGGCCGAGGTGCTGGCCTCCATCGCGCTGCGCGACGGCAAGCAGGCTGATGTCGGCCAGGTGGTGATGGACGAGTTCCACTTCTACGCCGAGGCCGACCGCGGCTGGGCCTGGCAGATCCCGATCCTGGAGCTGCCCCAGGCGCAGTTCATCCTGATGTCGGCGACGCTGGGCGACGTCTCGATGTTCGAGAAGGACCTGACCCGCCGCACCGGCCGCCCGACCTCGGTGGTCCGCTCGGCGATCCGCCCGGTCCCGCTGTCGTACGAGTACAAGCTGACCCCGATGACCGAGACGCTGACGGAGCTGTTGGAGACCCGGCAGGCCCCCGTCTACATCGTGCACTTCACGCAGGCGCAGGCGGTGGAGCGGGCTCAGGCGCTGATGAGCATCAACATGTGCACGCGCGAGGAGAAGGACAGGATCGCCGAGCTGATCGGCGGCTTCCGCTTCACCACCAAGTTCGGCCAGAACCTCTCCCGTTACGTCCGGCACGGCATCGGCGTCCACCACGCCGGCATGCTTCCCAAATACCGCCGCCTGGTCGAGAAGCTGGCCCAGGCAGGCCTGTTGAAGGTCATCTGCGGCACGGACACGCTCGGCGTCGGCGTCAACGTGCCCATCCGCACGGTGCTGTTCACGGCGCTGACGAAGTACGACGGCAATCGCGTACGGACCCTGCGTGCGCGTGAGTTCCACCAGATCGCCGGCCGGGCGGGCCGCGCGGGCTTCGACACAGCGGGCTTCGTCGTCGCGCAGGCGCCCGAGCACGTCATCGAGAACGAGAAGTCGCTCGCCAAAGCGGGCGACGACCCGAAGAAGCGCCGCAAGGTGGTCCGCAAGAAGGCGCCCGAGGGGTTTGTCGGCTGGACCGAGAGCACCTTCGACAAGCTGATCACCTCCGATCCGGAGCCGCTGACATCCCGTTTCCGGGTGACCCACACGATGCTGTTGTCGGTGATCGCCCGCCCCGGCAACGCCTTCGACGCGATGCGGCACCTGCTGGAGGACAACCACGAGCCGCGCAAGCAGCAGCTGCGGCACATCCGGCGCGCGATCGCCATCTACCGCTCGCTGCTGGACGGCGGCGTGGTCGAGAAGCTGGACGAGCCGGACGCGACCGGACGCATCGTGCGCCTGACCGTGGATCTCCAGCAGGACTTCGCGCTGAACCAGCCGCTGTCCACCTTCGCGCTGGCCTCGTTCGACCTCCTGGACCCGGAGTCGCCGTCGTACGCGCTGGACATGGTGTCGGTGGTCGAGTCCACGCTGGACGATCCGCGCCAGATTCTCGCGGCCCAGCAGAACAAGGCGCGCGGCGAGGCCATCGGGGCGATGAAGGCGGACGGTGTCGAGTACGAGGAGCGTATGGAGCGCCTCCAGGACGTCTCGTACCCGAAGCCCTTGGAAGAGTTGCTCTTCCACGCCTACGACACCTACCGCAAGAGCCACCCGTGGGTCGGCGATCATCCTCTCTCCCCCAAGTCCGTCATCCGTGACATGTACGAACGCGCCATGACCTTCACCGAGTTGGTGTCCCACTACGATCTGGCCCGCACCGAGGGCATCGTGCTGCGCTATCTCGCCGGCGCCTTCAAGGCTCTCGACCACACCGTCCCCGACGACCTCAAGTCCGAGGATCTGCAGGATCTGATCGCCTGGCTGGGCGAGATGGTGCGCCAGGTCGACTCCAGCCTTCTGGACGAGTGGGAGCAGCTCGCCAACCCGGAGGTGATGACCGCCGAGGAGGCCCAGGAGAAGGCGGACCAGGTCAAGCCGGTCACGGCCAACGCGCGGGCCTTCCGTGTCCTCGTCCGTAACGCCATGTTCCGCCGTGTCGAGCTGGCCGCCCTCGACCAGGTGGACGCCCTGGCCGAGCTGGACGCGGAAGCCGGCTGGGACGCCGACGCGTGGGGCGAGGCGATGGACAAGTACTGGGACGAGTACGAGGACCTCGGCACCGGCCCCGACGCCCGCGGCCCCCGGCTGCTGATGATCGAGGAGGAGCCGCAGAACAGGCTGTGGCGCGTCCGGCAGGCCTTCGCCGACCCGAACGGTGACCACGACTGGGGCATCAGCGCGGAGGTCGACCTCGTGGCCTCCGACGCGGAGGGCCGCGCAGTCATCAAGGTCACCGACGTCGGCCAGTTGTGA
- a CDS encoding acyl-CoA thioesterase: MTNAAERLVDLLDLEQIEVNIFRGRSPDESLQRVFGGQVAGQALVAAGRTTDGERPVHSLHAYFLRPGRPGVPIVYQVERVRDGRSFTTRRVTAVQQGRTIFNLTASFHKPEEGSFEHQLPPARKVPDPESLPNVTQEIKEHLGTLPEQFERMARRQPFDIRYVDRLLWTAEEVQQLEPRSAVWMRTVGRLGDDPLVHTCALTYASDMTLLDAVRLPVEPLFGPRTFDMASLDHAMWFHRPFRADEWFLYDQESPIATGGRGLARGRIYDVEGRLLVSVVQEGLFRKLG; the protein is encoded by the coding sequence ATGACGAACGCAGCCGAGAGACTTGTCGACCTGCTGGACCTGGAGCAGATCGAGGTCAACATCTTCCGTGGCCGCAGCCCCGACGAATCCCTCCAGCGGGTCTTCGGCGGCCAGGTGGCGGGCCAGGCACTGGTCGCCGCCGGGCGCACCACGGACGGCGAGCGTCCGGTGCATTCGCTGCACGCGTACTTCCTGCGCCCGGGCCGCCCGGGCGTGCCGATCGTGTACCAGGTCGAACGGGTCCGTGACGGCCGGTCGTTCACGACCCGGCGGGTCACGGCAGTGCAGCAGGGCCGCACGATCTTCAATCTCACCGCCTCCTTTCACAAGCCCGAGGAAGGCAGCTTCGAACACCAGCTGCCGCCGGCCCGGAAGGTCCCCGACCCGGAGTCCCTGCCGAACGTCACCCAGGAGATCAAGGAGCATCTCGGCACGCTGCCCGAGCAGTTCGAGCGAATGGCGCGCCGTCAGCCCTTCGACATCCGTTATGTGGACCGATTGCTCTGGACCGCCGAGGAGGTCCAGCAGTTGGAACCGCGCAGCGCGGTGTGGATGCGCACGGTCGGCCGGCTGGGGGACGACCCGCTCGTCCACACGTGCGCACTGACGTACGCCAGCGACATGACGCTGCTCGACGCCGTCCGCCTTCCGGTGGAGCCCCTGTTCGGCCCGCGGACCTTCGACATGGCCTCGCTGGACCACGCCATGTGGTTCCACCGGCCGTTTCGCGCGGACGAGTGGTTCCTGTACGACCAGGAGTCCCCCATCGCCACCGGCGGGCGCGGGCTGGCCCGCGGCCGGATCTACGACGTCGAGGGCAGACTGCTCGTCTCCGTCGTCCAGGAGGGGCTGTTCCGGAAGCTGGGCTGA
- a CDS encoding GTP-binding protein, producing the protein MVSEHSDATDDETSPLALKILVAGGFGVGKTTMVGAVSEIRPLRTEELLSEAGQLVDDTDGVDQKVTTTVAMDFGRITIRSGLSLYLFGTPGQDRFWFLWDELSQGALGAVVLADTRRLEDCFPAVDYFEHRHIPFVVAVNCFAGSRAYGAQDVSRALDLDQGTPVVLCDARNRDSGKEVLIRLVEYAGRMHTARLLDSVS; encoded by the coding sequence ATGGTCTCCGAGCACTCCGACGCCACGGACGACGAGACGTCGCCCCTGGCGTTGAAGATACTGGTCGCCGGCGGGTTCGGCGTGGGCAAGACCACCATGGTGGGCGCGGTCAGCGAGATCAGACCGCTGCGCACCGAGGAACTGCTGAGCGAGGCAGGTCAGTTGGTGGACGACACGGACGGCGTGGACCAGAAGGTCACCACGACCGTAGCCATGGACTTCGGCCGCATCACCATCCGCTCAGGCCTTTCCCTGTATCTGTTCGGCACGCCGGGCCAGGACCGTTTCTGGTTTCTGTGGGACGAACTCTCGCAGGGCGCCCTGGGTGCGGTCGTCCTCGCCGACACCCGCAGACTGGAGGACTGCTTCCCCGCTGTGGACTACTTCGAGCACCGGCACATCCCGTTCGTGGTGGCCGTCAACTGCTTCGCGGGCTCCCGCGCATACGGCGCCCAGGACGTGTCGCGTGCCCTGGACCTCGACCAGGGCACGCCCGTGGTGCTCTGCGACGCCCGCAACCGGGACTCGGGCAAGGAAGTGCTGATCCGGCTGGTCGAGTACGCCGGCCGGATGCACACCGCCCGGCTGCTCGACTCTGTGAGCTGA
- a CDS encoding DUF6397 family protein, translated as MSGVSIAKPTQTATAPATGTLHPSGTPFASSRAARELGLKRREFDLAVQLGCVRTVPDEGGGGRRVGRDEVDRLRKDAHFPETLRERVRTVGTADGAKLMDVTPTRFTRLARQGLVTPVTFYVNRYRAVVWLYLADELRQFAAGKDTAPLLTGRTTRSLRDQLEAGLDLRPRNWRGRQLGFLLRPADEPWARAAVVASFLDPAHIAEIVNDPYERAYLNRLRPELPAHGVPGSPAARLAERIMTADDPDEIGWLRADLTGTLAEARDHRPAPRPRSEQAPPSCGELEQEAARFLPPQQDSHPEAPERTRGLLSRLRGRNPRPARDRKRAAARV; from the coding sequence ATGTCCGGCGTCAGCATCGCGAAACCCACCCAGACGGCCACCGCACCGGCCACCGGCACGCTCCACCCCTCCGGCACGCCCTTCGCATCGAGCCGTGCCGCACGCGAACTGGGGCTGAAACGGCGCGAGTTCGACCTCGCGGTCCAACTCGGGTGTGTCCGGACCGTTCCCGACGAAGGGGGCGGCGGCCGCCGCGTCGGTCGTGACGAGGTCGACCGGCTGCGCAAGGACGCACACTTTCCCGAGACGCTGCGTGAACGCGTCCGGACGGTGGGCACGGCCGACGGCGCGAAGCTCATGGACGTGACGCCCACCCGGTTCACCCGCCTGGCGCGCCAGGGCCTGGTGACGCCGGTGACCTTCTATGTCAACCGCTACAGGGCCGTGGTCTGGCTGTATCTCGCCGACGAACTACGGCAGTTCGCCGCAGGCAAGGACACTGCCCCGCTGCTGACCGGCCGCACCACCCGGAGCCTGCGGGACCAACTCGAAGCAGGCCTTGACCTGCGGCCTCGCAACTGGCGGGGACGACAACTGGGATTCCTGCTCCGACCGGCCGACGAACCGTGGGCACGGGCCGCAGTGGTGGCGTCCTTCCTCGACCCCGCCCATATCGCGGAAATCGTCAACGACCCGTACGAACGCGCTTACTTGAACCGACTCCGGCCGGAGTTGCCGGCCCATGGGGTGCCGGGTTCGCCCGCAGCCCGTCTCGCGGAACGGATCATGACGGCGGACGACCCGGACGAGATCGGCTGGCTCCGCGCAGACCTGACCGGAACCCTGGCCGAGGCCCGCGACCACCGTCCCGCACCGCGCCCGAGGTCGGAACAGGCCCCACCCTCCTGCGGAGAGCTCGAACAGGAGGCTGCCCGGTTCCTGCCCCCGCAGCAGGACAGCCACCCCGAGGCACCTGAGCGAACCCGCGGTCTGTTGAGCCGCCTGCGCGGCAGAAACCCACGCCCCGCACGGGACCGGAAGCGCGCCGCCGCACGAGTCTGA
- a CDS encoding roadblock/LC7 domain-containing protein: MAQNQGLGWLLDDLTERVEHIRHAMVLSNDGLVTGASTGLRREDAEHLAAVSSGLHSLAKGSGRHFGAGKVRQTMIEFDDAVLFVTAAGTGSCLCVLSAAEADIGQIAYEMTLLVNRVGEHLDVDARQPEQNSASDI; encoded by the coding sequence ATGGCGCAGAACCAAGGACTTGGCTGGCTGCTGGACGATCTGACCGAGCGTGTCGAACACATACGGCATGCGATGGTCCTGTCGAACGACGGGCTGGTGACAGGCGCCAGCACAGGACTTCGACGCGAGGACGCCGAGCACCTCGCCGCCGTGTCCTCGGGCCTGCACAGCTTGGCGAAAGGCTCGGGACGCCACTTCGGTGCGGGCAAGGTGCGTCAGACGATGATCGAGTTCGACGATGCGGTGCTGTTCGTCACGGCGGCCGGTACCGGCAGCTGTCTGTGCGTACTCAGCGCCGCCGAGGCCGACATCGGCCAGATCGCGTACGAGATGACACTGCTCGTCAACCGGGTCGGCGAACACCTCGACGTGGATGCCAGGCAACCGGAGCAGAATTCGGCATCAGATATCTGA
- a CDS encoding PPOX class F420-dependent oxidoreductase, producing the protein MAEKMTDEEWRAFLSHGTRTGKLSTVRADGSPHVAPIWFLLDGDDLVFNTGKDTVKGRNLARDGRVALCVDDDRPPFAYVVIQGRATLSEELDDVRHWAGRIAARYMGEERAEEFGARNGVPGELLVRVHIEKVLAQTAVAH; encoded by the coding sequence ATGGCAGAGAAGATGACTGACGAGGAATGGCGTGCCTTCCTCTCGCACGGCACCCGTACCGGAAAGCTTTCGACCGTCCGAGCCGACGGGAGCCCTCATGTGGCCCCGATCTGGTTCCTGCTCGACGGTGACGACCTTGTCTTCAACACCGGGAAGGACACGGTGAAGGGACGCAACCTGGCCCGTGACGGCCGGGTCGCCCTCTGTGTGGACGACGACCGGCCGCCGTTCGCCTACGTGGTGATTCAGGGCCGGGCGACACTGTCGGAAGAACTCGACGACGTCCGGCACTGGGCCGGGCGCATAGCCGCGCGCTACATGGGCGAGGAACGGGCCGAGGAGTTCGGCGCCCGCAACGGCGTTCCGGGGGAACTGCTCGTCCGCGTGCACATCGAGAAGGTGCTGGCGCAGACCGCCGTCGCCCACTGA